A window of the Gloeothece verrucosa PCC 7822 genome harbors these coding sequences:
- a CDS encoding ISL3 family transposase, with protein sequence MKRLMTKLLNLPGVIVEDIQEAEDILILSVRTATKTAKCPHCGKISHRLHQNKKYLVKDLPIGNKEVILRVNRRRFKCDNCKKLKSETLDFVETKKNFTYRYAENITKQVIHSDINNVAKNNKLTGEQVETMLMSVALNMLPINLDNLQRLGIDEISLVKGQGKFIVVLVDLDTHKLLGLVSKRTQSEIKKVMLKFGEKVLAQIKEVSIDMTGNYKSLVKKICPNAEITIDRFHVMKMVQEELNQARIDQKKVAESLNIKKRASLFNSLKGGKYILLKTQKDLSNQQTEKLKEIKEASPHVAIMHELKEEFRLIFENRKSLGEGTLKLIDWLKRATPFYRKSVKTIKRWFGEIVGYFEQKTTSAIVEGINNKLKLLKRCGFGFRNFNNFEIRALLFWHYPNSLAH encoded by the coding sequence ATGAAAAGGTTGATGACCAAATTACTAAATTTACCAGGAGTGATAGTAGAAGATATTCAAGAAGCAGAAGATATATTAATTTTATCAGTAAGAACCGCAACAAAAACGGCAAAATGTCCTCATTGTGGAAAAATTAGTCATCGCCTTCATCAAAACAAAAAATATTTAGTTAAAGATTTACCAATAGGAAATAAAGAAGTAATATTAAGAGTAAATCGTCGTAGATTCAAATGTGATAATTGTAAAAAGCTAAAGAGTGAAACTTTAGATTTTGTAGAAACCAAGAAAAATTTTACTTATAGATATGCTGAAAATATTACCAAACAAGTTATCCATAGTGATATTAATAATGTTGCTAAAAATAATAAATTAACCGGCGAACAAGTTGAGACAATGCTAATGAGCGTTGCCCTTAATATGCTCCCTATTAATCTTGATAATTTGCAGAGATTAGGGATAGATGAAATAAGTTTAGTTAAAGGTCAAGGAAAATTTATAGTAGTCCTAGTTGATTTAGATACGCATAAATTATTAGGATTAGTTTCAAAACGAACACAATCAGAAATTAAAAAAGTAATGCTAAAATTTGGGGAAAAAGTTTTAGCACAAATTAAAGAAGTAAGTATAGATATGACCGGTAATTATAAATCATTAGTCAAAAAAATTTGCCCAAATGCTGAGATAACTATAGATAGATTTCATGTTATGAAAATGGTTCAAGAGGAATTAAATCAAGCCAGAATTGACCAAAAAAAAGTAGCTGAATCCTTAAATATTAAAAAGAGAGCTTCTTTATTTAACAGTTTAAAAGGGGGTAAATATATATTATTAAAAACCCAAAAAGACTTATCTAATCAACAAACTGAAAAGCTAAAGGAAATTAAAGAAGCCTCTCCCCATGTAGCCATTATGCACGAGTTAAAAGAAGAATTTCGTCTAATATTTGAGAACAGGAAAAGTTTAGGAGAAGGAACATTAAAATTAATTGATTGGTTGAAAAGAGCTACTCCTTTTTATAGAAAAAGTGTAAAAACAATAAAACGGTGGTTTGGAGAAATTGTTGGATATTTTGAACAAAAAACAACTTCAGCTATCGTTGAAGGAATTAATAATAAATTAAAATTATTAAAGCGCTGTGGATTTGGGTTTAGAAATTTTAATAATTTTGAAATACGAGCTTTACTTTTTTGGCATTATCCTAATAGTTTAGCCCACTAA
- a CDS encoding transposase, producing the protein MSLHPEPISPVPSQTAKVARAAFPKGNIYLQIRDTLGSIYLDEDFDHLFSVKGQPARCPWRLALICIMQYMENLSDRQAAEAVRGRIDWKYALSLHARR; encoded by the coding sequence ATGTCTTTGCATCCCGAACCCATTTCACCAGTCCCATCTCAAACAGCAAAAGTAGCCCGCGCTGCTTTCCCAAAAGGCAATATTTACTTACAAATTCGAGATACCTTGGGCAGTATCTATCTTGATGAAGATTTTGATCATTTATTCTCAGTTAAAGGTCAACCCGCTCGATGTCCTTGGCGACTGGCTTTAATTTGCATAATGCAGTACATGGAAAATCTCTCAGACCGTCAAGCCGCAGAAGCCGTTCGAGGTCGTATTGATTGGAAGTATGCCCTTTCTCTGCATGCACGAAGATAA
- a CDS encoding ABC transporter substrate-binding protein, whose protein sequence is MLQGVADAQDEFNNERRKNQNHSLLEIVIANDSNEGLLAKNVAKKLADDISILGIIGHHVSESSQVALDIYKKVNLPVVSSTSSSSKLKSDNFFRTVSSTQKASDLYFKYVTQVLKLKLKDVAIFYTQGSAYSKSIGDTFIKAFNEDPQKVKTFTLGSIYESESLLNIKNTIEEIIGKKYKAVLLLSSAKTNSGTIAFAKENNKLPTARLQLLGSMALAEAATLRKGGKDIEGMILASPCVNQESAYMKEAAKRWQEEVYWRVATSYDAAQALIEAIRLSKEPTRQEIFNKLQNLTLPPAKTSGLGLQWSKEDLNYNTNSQRPYCLFKIENNKFIEIPSE, encoded by the coding sequence ATTTTACAAGGTGTAGCTGATGCTCAAGATGAATTTAACAATGAAAGAAGAAAAAATCAAAATCATTCTTTACTAGAAATCGTAATTGCCAACGATAGTAATGAAGGACTATTAGCCAAAAATGTGGCAAAAAAGTTAGCCGATGACATAAGTATTTTGGGAATAATTGGACATCATGTAAGTGAAAGCTCTCAAGTGGCACTAGATATTTACAAAAAAGTGAATTTACCTGTAGTTTCTTCTACCAGTTCTAGTAGCAAATTAAAAAGTGACAATTTTTTCCGTACTGTTAGTTCTACCCAAAAAGCGTCCGATTTATATTTTAAGTATGTCACACAAGTTTTAAAATTAAAATTAAAGGATGTGGCTATTTTTTACACACAAGGGAGTGCTTATAGCAAAAGCATAGGAGATACTTTTATAAAAGCTTTTAACGAAGATCCTCAAAAAGTTAAAACATTTACTTTAGGAAGTATTTATGAGTCTGAGTCCCTCCTAAATATCAAAAATACAATTGAAGAGATTATCGGCAAAAAGTATAAGGCAGTATTATTACTTTCTAGTGCAAAAACAAATTCAGGGACAATAGCATTTGCCAAAGAAAACAATAAACTACCAACCGCAAGGTTGCAATTATTAGGTAGTATGGCTTTAGCGGAAGCAGCAACCTTAAGAAAAGGAGGAAAGGATATTGAAGGAATGATTTTAGCTAGTCCTTGTGTGAATCAAGAGTCTGCTTATATGAAAGAAGCTGCTAAAAGATGGCAGGAAGAAGTCTATTGGCGTGTGGCGACTAGCTATGATGCAGCACAAGCTTTAATTGAGGCTATTCGTTTATCCAAAGAGCCAACGAGACAAGAAATTTTCAATAAATTGCAAAATCTTACACTTCCTCCTGCTAAAACTTCGGGTTTGGGGCTTCAATGGTCGAAAGAGGATTTAAATTATAATACTAATTCTCAACGTCCTTATTGTTTATTTAAAATTGAAAACAATAAATTTATAGAAATTCCTTCTGAATGA